The genomic region CCTTGGACGAGTTCTGGGGCAGGTCGGATACCCCTAGCCAGGTAGTATTCATAGCCTATAGTGATGCGGATGCAAAACAGTTCCTAAAAGTAATTGATCGCATAAAAATGAAAACATGCAAACAGACTGGTTCCTCGAGGAGCCCTGCCTAGTTTAGACTATTTCTTTTCCTCCTTAGGGGGCTCTAGTATAATTCGTATCTCCTTCACAGCTGTTTTTACAACTTTTCTTACTCCTCGCACACCGGGTCTATACTCTGATCGTACCAGCCCTATCTCTTCTAGTCTCCTAACCTGTGTCGACGCATTGGCCTTACTCTGCTTTATCATATCAGCTATCTCTCCTACATCGGCCTCCCTCCTCAGCAGCTCCATGAGTATCTTTATCCTTGTCGGGCTTGCAAGGGCACTGCATACACGGTATATGTATTCTTCTCCTGAAACTATAAGAACACCGTCCTTTTCAATTATTCCTTCCCTTGTTACTTCGGTTTTCTGCTTGGTCTCGTTCGTTTGTGCGAGCGACAAATTTGGTCTCCCACTTTCTAAATACATGAGAGTCTGCATTTTTGAATGCTACGCTTCTTACGTGAAAAAGGTGTATGCATAGTCGCCTATTTAACC from Pyrofollis japonicus harbors:
- a CDS encoding ArsR/SmtB family transcription factor, which produces MSLAQTNETKQKTEVTREGIIEKDGVLIVSGEEYIYRVCSALASPTRIKILMELLRREADVGEIADMIKQSKANASTQVRRLEEIGLVRSEYRPGVRGVRKVVKTAVKEIRIILEPPKEEKK